A genomic window from Pecten maximus chromosome 6, xPecMax1.1, whole genome shotgun sequence includes:
- the LOC117329402 gene encoding uncharacterized protein LOC117329402, which produces MPYHAVHCGLPALKVSDTLHCSVRQTTLPVTSKMVFSYQNLLGVTTFVLVFLVKGVDCWTVTYGYAAAGAIAFIFFLAVSLICCCVGCSRPAEERQPARGVVVVRTVTQRRVVDTSNIPTNPYNAGYGQLVQTSSNPPTYNQISIPPATGNPSSSDPYNTGYDQGRYV; this is translated from the exons ATGCCTTACCATGCGGTGCATTGTGGGCTACCAGCGTTAAAAGTAAGCGATACATTACACTGTTCAGTCAGGCAAACAACTTTACCAGTAACGAGCAAGATGGTGTTTTCATATCAGAATTTGCTTGGTGTAACGACATTCGTGCTGGTGTTTCTAG TTAAAGGCGTGGACTGTTGGACGGTCACCTACGG CTATGCTGCTGCAGGAGCTATTGCTTTTATATTCTTCTTAGCCGTTTCCCTAATATGTTGTTGTGTAGGATGTTCCCGCCCGGCGGAGGAACGACAACCAGCCAGAG GTGTGGTAGTTGTGAGGACAGTCACACAGCGCCGCGTGGTTGACACTTCCAACATCCCGACCAACCCCTACAACGCCGGGTATGGCCAACTGGTGCAAACCTCGAGTAACCCTCCAACTTATAACCAGATATCTATACCTCCAGCTACTGGTAACCCGTCCTCTTCGGATCCATATAACACTGGCTATGATCAGGGTCGTTACGTGTAA